In a single window of the Dysgonomonas mossii genome:
- a CDS encoding cytochrome c biogenesis protein ResB has translation MEKTKNRKIWQQPWGYPESIVTTCGILLVGFLLQLTIGNFNFYLLAFPSNLLVGAITLILCILSLFVRKSHFILWFSGIPSSVCLISALLILTIIMGLTPQTTSHTDEVSVNIFSSLGFDSMTSSWAFILIYFITLLSLGCLIVRRLFNFRKKDYAFYLNHIGLWITLFAAGLGHADIERYLMHIREGEVEWRVYDEDENVKGLPIAIQLNDFDMEEYPPKLTIIDRKSGKPLPEDKPDYYQIDTEITEGHLNGWEIELKEYIHQAVRNSDSTYREVPMPGATPAAKIRAFNVSQGKDTTGWICGGNQAQLYMTLPLDEHQCVVMSVPEPKRFISDIEAYTPDGTIKKGTIEVNKPMRIGSWTIYQYGYDNQAGRLSSYSSMELVYDPWLIPVYIGFIFIALGSIALIWNGRLVKHRSENDNNKE, from the coding sequence ATGGAAAAAACAAAGAATCGAAAAATTTGGCAACAGCCTTGGGGATATCCTGAAAGCATTGTTACTACGTGCGGAATCCTTTTGGTCGGATTTCTCCTTCAACTCACAATTGGTAATTTTAATTTTTATTTATTGGCATTCCCTTCCAATCTTTTGGTAGGAGCTATTACACTGATTTTATGTATTCTTTCGCTTTTTGTGCGTAAGAGTCATTTCATACTATGGTTTAGTGGTATTCCCTCTTCAGTCTGTTTAATCTCAGCATTACTCATTCTTACGATCATTATGGGGCTTACTCCACAAACGACAAGCCATACGGACGAAGTTTCAGTAAACATATTTTCAAGTCTGGGTTTCGACAGTATGACAAGTTCATGGGCTTTCATACTCATTTACTTTATCACCCTATTATCACTTGGCTGTCTTATCGTTCGCCGTTTGTTTAATTTCCGCAAGAAAGACTACGCATTTTACTTGAATCATATCGGACTATGGATTACACTTTTCGCAGCAGGACTGGGACATGCTGATATTGAACGTTATCTGATGCACATACGTGAAGGAGAGGTAGAGTGGAGAGTTTATGATGAAGATGAAAACGTAAAGGGATTACCTATTGCGATACAGCTCAACGATTTTGATATGGAAGAATATCCGCCCAAGCTAACTATTATAGATCGCAAAAGTGGAAAACCTCTACCAGAAGACAAGCCGGACTATTATCAGATAGATACAGAAATAACTGAAGGACATCTTAATGGATGGGAGATTGAATTGAAAGAATATATCCATCAGGCAGTACGCAATAGCGATAGTACCTATCGGGAAGTACCTATGCCCGGAGCAACTCCGGCTGCCAAAATACGGGCATTCAATGTATCTCAAGGTAAAGATACCACCGGATGGATATGTGGAGGAAATCAAGCTCAACTTTATATGACCCTTCCCCTCGATGAACACCAGTGTGTGGTAATGAGTGTTCCCGAGCCAAAACGATTCATATCGGATATAGAAGCATACACACCTGACGGAACAATAAAAAAAGGAACAATAGAAGTAAATAAACCAATGCGTATCGGTAGTTGGACGATCTATCAATATGGATATGATAATCAGGCCGGACGCTTATCTTCATACAGTAGCATGGAACTTGTATACGACCCTTGGCTTATACCGGTATATATCGGATTTATTTTTATCGCTCTAGGTTCAATCGCTTTAATTTGGAATGGCAGATTGGTTAAGCATAGAAGTGAGAATGACAACAACAAAGAATAA
- a CDS encoding alginate export family protein: MRKIFIIGLLLLPLTLLGQENNQEDIFSISAQLRSRGEYRNGALFPRNEGEHPATFINNRARISMDFQRSNLELKLSGQHVGVWGQDPQVDKNGRFMLNEAWAKLNFNNGFFAQLGRQALSYDDERILGGLDWNVSGRYHDVLKLGYADKINTLHLILALNQNDEKIKGGSFYEAGGQPYKNMQTLWYHYGNKENPFGISLLAMNLGLQYGSEEDSANKYMQTFGTYLTYIANGWDIKGSFYYQTGKNKSNKEVSAFMGSLFAGFKIDSKWSLGVGSDYLSGNKQDDTKQKAFDPLYGTHHKFYGTMDYFYASSFANGLNPGLWDNQLAIFYKPSKKVDLSLNYHYFLTANEVVVSNERIDKGLGSEFDFQVNWSIMPDVKLMAGYSFMLGSKSMDVVKGGYHKSWQDWGWVSINITPKLFSTKK, encoded by the coding sequence ATGAGAAAGATTTTCATAATAGGGTTGCTATTACTCCCTCTCACATTATTAGGACAAGAGAATAATCAAGAAGACATATTTTCCATATCGGCGCAACTACGATCACGGGGAGAATATCGCAATGGGGCCTTGTTCCCCAGAAATGAAGGTGAACACCCCGCTACTTTCATAAACAACCGTGCTCGAATCTCAATGGACTTTCAACGTTCAAATCTGGAATTAAAACTATCAGGACAGCACGTTGGAGTTTGGGGGCAAGATCCCCAAGTAGATAAAAATGGGCGTTTCATGCTAAACGAAGCATGGGCTAAATTAAATTTTAACAATGGATTCTTTGCCCAATTAGGAAGACAAGCATTATCTTATGACGATGAACGTATATTAGGTGGGCTCGATTGGAACGTTTCGGGACGCTATCATGATGTATTAAAGTTAGGATATGCGGATAAAATAAACACTTTGCATTTGATCCTGGCTTTAAACCAGAACGATGAAAAAATAAAAGGAGGAAGTTTTTATGAAGCCGGAGGACAGCCTTATAAAAATATGCAAACACTTTGGTATCACTATGGAAATAAAGAGAACCCATTCGGCATCTCATTACTCGCAATGAATCTGGGTCTTCAGTACGGAAGCGAAGAAGATTCAGCCAACAAGTATATGCAAACCTTTGGAACTTATTTGACTTATATAGCAAACGGTTGGGATATCAAAGGTTCTTTTTATTATCAAACAGGAAAAAATAAGTCAAATAAAGAAGTATCAGCCTTTATGGGAAGTCTTTTTGCAGGTTTCAAAATAGACTCTAAATGGTCATTAGGTGTAGGCAGTGACTATCTGAGTGGAAACAAGCAGGATGACACAAAGCAAAAAGCATTTGATCCGTTATATGGTACACACCATAAATTCTACGGAACAATGGATTACTTCTATGCTTCTTCATTTGCGAATGGTCTCAATCCGGGGTTATGGGACAATCAACTTGCCATTTTCTACAAGCCCTCGAAGAAAGTCGATCTATCTTTGAATTATCATTATTTCTTGACTGCAAATGAAGTTGTTGTATCAAATGAAAGAATAGACAAAGGCTTAGGTTCTGAGTTTGACTTTCAGGTAAATTGGTCAATCATGCCTGATGTAAAACTTATGGCAGGCTATTCGTTCATGCTTGGAAGCAAGTCGATGGATGTAGTAAAAGGCGGATACCATAAAAGCTGGCAAGATTGGGGATGGGTATCCATAAATATAACACCTAAACTATTCTCGACAAAGAAATAA
- the nrfA gene encoding ammonia-forming cytochrome c nitrite reductase: protein MLKKLAEAIRRKPIIGWGIFAIVMVLVFMLGLLAASITERRAEIATLYNNKKIEITGINTNSEEWGINYPREYDTWKKTKEMDFRSKHLGNMPEDVLESRPEMVVLWAGYAFSRDYSAPRGHMYTIEDVTHTLRTGTPDHEHKDMQPATCWACKSPDVPRMMHEVGIENFYKATWSQFGSEIVNPVGCADCHDPKTMNLTITRPALIEAFERQGKDITKATPQEMRSLVCAQCHVEYFFKGDGKYLTFPWDGGMTVESMEEYYDNANYTDWVHHLSKAPMLKAQHPDYEIFLLGPHAQRGLSCADCHMPYISEGGIKYSNHQVMSPLKNVSSTCQTCHRDSEENLKNYVYQYQDKALEIRNRIEVELAKAHVMAKAAWDNGADEAKMKESLKLIRQAQWRWDFAVASHGASFHAPVETQRILAHSLDRTLQAQLELQKVLFTLGVADVKMPDISTKSKAQEYIGLDMKKLREDKDKWIKTTLPTWIEKAKSEGKLAMN from the coding sequence ATGTTAAAGAAATTAGCAGAAGCAATCAGGCGAAAACCGATCATTGGATGGGGGATTTTTGCGATAGTAATGGTTTTGGTATTTATGCTTGGACTTTTAGCAGCATCTATTACAGAACGTAGAGCTGAAATAGCGACTCTGTATAATAATAAAAAGATAGAGATTACAGGAATTAATACCAATAGTGAAGAATGGGGTATCAATTATCCTCGTGAATACGATACTTGGAAAAAAACAAAAGAAATGGATTTCCGCAGTAAGCATTTAGGCAATATGCCTGAAGATGTACTCGAAAGCCGTCCCGAAATGGTTGTTCTTTGGGCTGGTTATGCATTTTCCAGAGACTATTCGGCTCCACGAGGACATATGTATACGATAGAAGATGTAACGCATACACTTCGTACCGGAACACCTGATCATGAACACAAAGATATGCAACCGGCTACTTGCTGGGCCTGTAAGAGCCCTGATGTGCCACGAATGATGCATGAAGTAGGAATAGAGAATTTTTACAAAGCCACATGGAGTCAGTTTGGCAGTGAGATTGTAAATCCTGTAGGTTGTGCCGATTGTCACGATCCTAAGACGATGAATCTGACTATCACTCGCCCGGCTTTGATAGAGGCCTTTGAGCGTCAAGGCAAAGATATTACAAAAGCAACTCCTCAGGAAATGCGTTCTCTGGTATGTGCCCAATGCCATGTCGAATATTTCTTTAAGGGTGACGGTAAATATCTGACCTTCCCTTGGGATGGAGGTATGACAGTAGAATCGATGGAAGAATATTATGACAATGCAAATTATACAGACTGGGTGCATCATCTGAGCAAAGCTCCAATGCTAAAAGCACAGCATCCTGACTATGAAATTTTCCTTTTAGGACCACATGCTCAACGTGGATTATCATGTGCCGACTGTCACATGCCATATATCTCGGAAGGTGGCATTAAGTATTCTAACCATCAGGTAATGAGTCCACTTAAAAATGTGTCATCAACATGTCAAACATGCCATAGAGATAGTGAAGAGAATCTGAAAAATTATGTTTATCAATATCAGGATAAGGCATTAGAGATTAGAAACAGGATAGAAGTAGAACTTGCGAAAGCCCATGTAATGGCTAAAGCAGCGTGGGACAATGGTGCAGATGAAGCTAAAATGAAAGAGTCTTTGAAATTGATTCGTCAGGCTCAATGGCGTTGGGATTTTGCTGTGGCCTCTCACGGTGCATCCTTCCATGCTCCTGTAGAAACTCAACGAATCCTTGCTCATAGCCTAGACCGTACGCTACAGGCACAACTGGAACTGCAAAAAGTATTATTCACTCTTGGAGTTGCAGACGTTAAAATGCCAGATATTTCTACAAAATCAAAAGCTCAGGAATATATCGGATTGGATATGAAAAAGCTTCGTGAGGACAAAGATAAGTGGATTAAAACAACACTTCCTACTTGGATAGAAAAAGCCAAATCAGAAGGAAAGCTGGCTATGAACTAA
- the nrfH gene encoding cytochrome c nitrite reductase small subunit: MRKLLNLIPRNFVVPLFVIAGIIAGLGGYTAYMSRAHSYLSDDPEACINCHIMTPYYQTWQHSAHREWANCNDCHVPHDNVINKYAFKAMDGLYHAAVFTLNAEPQVIRPRDASKKVIMDNCIRCHTQLNTEFVNTGMINYTQVKEGEGKACWDCHREVPHTVVSNLSSSPNAIVPLPKSAVPDWLNNIMKNKK; encoded by the coding sequence ATGAGAAAACTTCTAAATCTAATACCACGGAATTTTGTTGTTCCACTATTTGTTATAGCGGGAATCATAGCCGGACTTGGCGGATACACGGCCTATATGTCCCGGGCACATTCTTATCTGTCTGATGATCCCGAAGCTTGTATCAATTGCCATATTATGACTCCTTATTATCAAACATGGCAACACAGCGCACACCGAGAATGGGCCAATTGCAACGATTGCCATGTACCACATGATAATGTCATTAATAAATATGCATTCAAAGCTATGGATGGACTTTATCATGCTGCAGTATTTACATTAAATGCTGAGCCACAGGTTATCCGTCCTCGAGATGCCAGTAAAAAAGTAATCATGGATAACTGCATTCGCTGCCATACTCAATTGAATACAGAATTTGTGAATACCGGTATGATAAACTACACACAAGTAAAAGAAGGTGAAGGAAAAGCGTGCTGGGATTGTCATCGGGAAGTTCCTCACACCGTCGTGAGCAATCTATCTTCTTCACCGAACGCGATTGTTCCGTTACCAAAGTCAGCAGTACCGGATTGGTTGAATAATATTATGAAAAATAAAAAATAA